From one Pseudanabaena sp. FACHB-2040 genomic stretch:
- a CDS encoding LuxR C-terminal-related transcriptional regulator, translated as MSYNLQNVQFRDRELEVLNLIAQGFNNRDIVNHLFISEGTVKNHITRILGELGVSSRLQAALWAQQTLQELGD; from the coding sequence ATGAGTTATAACCTTCAGAATGTGCAATTTAGAGACCGCGAGCTTGAAGTTCTAAATCTGATTGCACAAGGCTTCAACAATCGCGACATTGTGAATCATCTTTTTATTTCAGAAGGAACCGTCAAGAACCACATTACTCGAATCTTAGGTGAACTTGGCGTTTCCAGCCGGCTTCAAGCAGCTCTATGGGCACAACAGACATTGCAAGAGTTGGGGGATTGA